A portion of the Adhaeribacter radiodurans genome contains these proteins:
- a CDS encoding flavin monoamine oxidase family protein has protein sequence MKHLSRRAFLSKSALLAGSAYPAMMALGLLPGAPAHAFDLSGDGKGKHVLILGGGLAGMTAAYELNKLGYRTTILEARTRAGGRVFSVRKGSTHQEGDGPVQTANFDNGLYYNAGPSRIPHHHQLTMHYCKELGVPLEVYNNVNEGTYYFSEGKGALSNKKVRAREIHNDMRGYMTELLAKALDQDKLDLALNKEDAAKVLEYLRAEGGLDIDKLYKASARRGYLESPGAGEKSGKVGDPHKLADIIQSGLLDPDFYNVAEYTYELQMTMFQAVGGMDNIAKALEKKVAGSLKLGAEVKTVQNVPTGVKVIYKDKQGEHELTGDICICTLPLPVLSNIDHNFASDVSRAIDFVPYIQTGKIGLQFKRRFWEEDEQIYGGITHTNNELTQIFYPSYDYLSKKGILLGYYNFNEKAKMVGDLSMADREKLALEKGSLIHPQYKQEFETSFSVSWHKTKYNLGGWAVYNSEARKTLYPALLKPDQNVYFAGEHTTYLTAWMAGAFESARSVVASIHSRLAEQRVQYPVTSKG, from the coding sequence TTGAAACATCTATCCCGAAGAGCTTTTTTGAGTAAGAGCGCGCTACTCGCCGGAAGTGCTTACCCAGCCATGATGGCATTAGGCTTATTGCCCGGTGCCCCAGCCCATGCTTTTGATTTATCCGGTGATGGTAAAGGCAAACACGTCCTGATTTTGGGGGGTGGTTTAGCCGGCATGACGGCGGCTTACGAGTTAAATAAATTAGGTTACCGCACTACTATTCTGGAGGCCCGCACCCGGGCTGGCGGTCGGGTATTTAGTGTCCGGAAAGGATCTACCCACCAGGAAGGAGACGGTCCGGTGCAAACCGCTAACTTCGACAATGGCCTGTATTATAATGCTGGCCCTTCGCGGATTCCGCATCACCACCAGCTTACCATGCATTATTGCAAAGAGCTGGGCGTGCCGCTGGAAGTATATAATAACGTAAACGAAGGCACCTATTACTTTAGCGAAGGCAAAGGCGCTTTATCGAATAAAAAAGTGCGCGCCCGCGAGATCCACAACGACATGCGCGGCTACATGACCGAACTGCTCGCCAAAGCCCTGGACCAGGACAAGCTGGATTTAGCCTTAAATAAAGAAGACGCCGCTAAAGTATTAGAATATTTACGGGCCGAAGGCGGTCTGGACATTGATAAGTTATACAAAGCTTCTGCGCGCCGCGGTTACCTGGAATCGCCGGGTGCCGGTGAAAAGTCCGGGAAAGTAGGTGATCCGCATAAACTGGCCGATATAATTCAGTCGGGTTTGCTAGACCCCGATTTTTACAACGTAGCCGAATACACCTATGAGCTGCAAATGACCATGTTCCAGGCGGTAGGCGGCATGGATAATATCGCCAAAGCCCTGGAGAAAAAAGTGGCAGGTTCACTAAAGCTAGGAGCCGAGGTAAAAACCGTGCAAAATGTACCCACCGGCGTAAAAGTTATTTATAAAGATAAACAAGGCGAACACGAGTTAACCGGCGATATCTGTATTTGTACTTTGCCGTTGCCAGTGCTCAGCAACATCGACCATAACTTTGCTTCGGATGTGAGCCGCGCCATTGATTTTGTGCCTTATATCCAAACGGGTAAAATAGGCTTGCAATTTAAACGCCGCTTCTGGGAGGAAGACGAGCAGATTTACGGCGGCATTACCCACACCAACAACGAGCTTACCCAGATTTTTTACCCCTCGTACGATTACTTAAGCAAAAAAGGTATTCTGCTGGGGTATTATAACTTTAATGAGAAAGCCAAAATGGTCGGCGATTTATCCATGGCCGACCGGGAAAAACTGGCTCTGGAAAAGGGCAGCCTTATTCATCCGCAGTACAAGCAAGAGTTCGAAACTTCGTTTTCGGTGAGCTGGCACAAAACCAAATACAACCTGGGCGGCTGGGCCGTGTACAACAGCGAAGCCCGCAAAACCCTTTATCCGGCCTTGCTCAAACCCGATCAAAACGTCTATTTCGCCGGCGAACACACCACCTATTTAACCGCCTGGATGGCCGGCGCTTTTGAATCGGCCCGCAGCGTGGTAGCTTCTATTCACTCGCGGTTAGCGGAGCAACGGGTACAATACCCGGTTACTTCTAAAGGCTAA
- a CDS encoding RidA family protein, producing the protein MKKCFYLSCAVVLLSATASFEQTAGTQPEKKIIKTDQAPLPAGPYSQGVLVDGFLFVAGQVGVNPQTRQLASQSFEAETDQVLKNLQAILKGAGMDFRHVVKATIYLKDMGQFAKVNEVYGKYFTVEPPARETVQVSNLPSNANLEISVIAAMH; encoded by the coding sequence ATGAAAAAGTGTTTTTACCTATCCTGCGCTGTTGTTTTGTTATCGGCTACGGCCAGCTTCGAACAAACGGCCGGCACCCAGCCCGAAAAGAAAATTATTAAAACTGACCAGGCCCCTTTACCCGCTGGGCCTTACAGCCAAGGCGTTTTAGTAGATGGTTTTTTGTTTGTAGCGGGGCAAGTGGGCGTTAATCCGCAAACCCGCCAGTTAGCGTCGCAAAGTTTTGAAGCCGAAACTGACCAGGTGCTTAAAAATTTACAGGCGATATTAAAAGGGGCCGGCATGGATTTCCGGCATGTCGTAAAAGCTACTATTTACTTAAAAGACATGGGCCAATTTGCGAAAGTGAATGAGGTATATGGCAAGTACTTTACCGTAGAGCCGCCTGCCCGTGAAACAGTGCAAGTATCTAATTTGCCCAGCAACGCCAACTTAGAAATTTCGGTAATTGCCGCCATGCATTAA
- a CDS encoding aminotransferase class V-fold PLP-dependent enzyme — MPDNSNSRRNFVRKIGGLAGLLSVSPALAARKTEMGLIIPEVAAGEDVTRDEDYWSFIQQAYSVSPNIINLNNGGVSPQPIVVQDALDRYNRLSNEAPSYYMWRTLDEGREAVRMKLADLGGCSPEEIAINRNASEALETIIFGINLQRGDEVVLTKQDYPNVINAWKQREKRDGIILKFISLDLPMEDNKLIVSKFSAAFTPKTKAVMITHLMNWSGQILPAALISRAAKKHNPAIQVIIDGAHSFAHINYKIPDLEGDYYGTSLHKWLCSPFGTGMLYVKQARIKDLWPLLAPEDPQCPDIRKFERLGTRSFPTEMAIGHAINFHNTIGNERKQKRLHFLKNYWVEKCMNVPGFSTQTSLKPEFSGALCTFALKGVEPGQVASELFKRARIHTSATVWENISGVRITPHVYTPIKDLDRLVDTIHAIAKENGTAANRTSSK; from the coding sequence ATGCCGGATAACTCAAATTCCAGAAGAAACTTTGTTCGAAAAATAGGCGGTTTGGCTGGTTTGCTGAGCGTTAGTCCGGCATTGGCGGCCCGGAAAACCGAAATGGGTTTAATAATTCCGGAAGTTGCTGCCGGCGAAGATGTAACCCGCGACGAAGATTACTGGAGTTTTATTCAGCAAGCCTATTCAGTTTCGCCCAACATTATTAACCTGAACAACGGTGGCGTAAGTCCGCAGCCCATTGTGGTGCAGGATGCCCTCGACCGGTATAACCGCCTGAGCAACGAAGCCCCCAGCTATTACATGTGGCGTACTTTAGACGAAGGTCGGGAAGCAGTCCGGATGAAATTAGCGGATTTAGGCGGGTGCTCGCCCGAAGAAATTGCCATTAACCGCAACGCCAGCGAAGCTCTGGAAACTATTATTTTCGGTATAAACCTGCAACGCGGCGACGAAGTGGTACTGACCAAGCAAGATTACCCCAACGTCATCAACGCCTGGAAGCAACGCGAAAAGCGCGACGGCATAATTTTAAAATTTATCTCCCTGGACTTGCCCATGGAGGATAATAAATTGATTGTTAGTAAGTTTAGTGCAGCATTTACGCCCAAAACCAAAGCCGTAATGATTACGCACCTGATGAACTGGTCGGGGCAAATTTTACCAGCGGCCTTGATTAGCCGGGCCGCTAAAAAACACAATCCGGCTATTCAAGTAATAATCGATGGGGCACACTCTTTTGCGCATATCAACTACAAAATTCCGGATTTAGAAGGCGATTACTACGGCACCAGCTTGCACAAATGGCTTTGCTCGCCGTTTGGCACCGGCATGTTGTACGTAAAGCAAGCTCGTATCAAAGATTTATGGCCGCTCCTGGCTCCCGAAGATCCGCAATGCCCCGATATCCGCAAGTTCGAACGACTGGGCACCCGTTCTTTCCCAACCGAAATGGCGATTGGGCACGCCATCAATTTTCACAACACAATTGGCAACGAGCGCAAGCAAAAACGGCTGCATTTTTTAAAAAATTACTGGGTAGAGAAATGTATGAACGTGCCTGGCTTTTCTACGCAAACTTCCTTGAAACCAGAATTTTCGGGAGCTTTATGTACTTTCGCCTTAAAAGGCGTGGAGCCCGGGCAAGTTGCCAGCGAATTATTTAAGCGGGCGCGTATTCATACGTCGGCTACGGTTTGGGAAAATATCAGCGGCGTGCGCATTACCCCACACGTGTATACCCCCATCAAAGATTTAGACCGATTAGTAGACACCATTCACGCCATTGCCAAAGAAAATGGTACTGCCGCTAATCGCACCAGCAGCAAATAA
- a CDS encoding IS5 family transposase — MSTSQKKQKRRRYPSDISQNGWQKLKKLLEGPDSAIRKAGRPAADLREVINAIFYVVKTGCSWRSMPHDLLCWQTAYGYFNGWSQNGTWEWVHSVFVKKLRCQSQRQACPSAGNIDSQSIKTTACGGSHRGFDAGKQIKGRKRFVLTDTQGLLLAVWVCAASVSEKKGAMPLLRYRKRVPYLAHLCRRSKLVWVDGGYRGEDLMAYVKKLWGWCWQVVLRTDNTKGFKALPRRWVVERTFAWLLFARRLNKDYEKNRRNSQRMVYLAMLALMLKRV, encoded by the coding sequence ATGAGTACTAGTCAAAAGAAGCAAAAACGGCGGAGATATCCAAGTGATATCAGTCAGAATGGCTGGCAGAAGTTAAAGAAGTTATTGGAAGGACCGGATTCAGCCATCAGGAAAGCAGGTCGCCCAGCCGCCGATTTAAGAGAGGTCATAAACGCTATTTTTTATGTAGTAAAAACGGGTTGTAGTTGGCGGAGCATGCCCCATGACTTACTGTGCTGGCAAACGGCGTATGGTTACTTTAATGGCTGGAGTCAGAATGGCACCTGGGAGTGGGTTCATAGCGTTTTTGTAAAAAAGCTGCGGTGCCAATCCCAGCGCCAAGCTTGTCCCTCGGCGGGCAATATAGATTCCCAAAGCATCAAAACAACGGCTTGTGGGGGTTCTCACCGGGGCTTTGATGCGGGTAAGCAAATCAAGGGCCGCAAACGGTTTGTTCTTACCGATACCCAAGGCTTGCTGTTAGCCGTATGGGTATGCGCTGCCAGTGTTTCGGAAAAGAAAGGAGCCATGCCATTGCTTCGCTATAGGAAGCGAGTGCCTTATCTAGCTCATCTCTGTCGGCGTAGTAAATTGGTTTGGGTGGATGGTGGTTACCGGGGAGAGGATTTAATGGCCTATGTAAAAAAGCTATGGGGCTGGTGCTGGCAAGTAGTGCTTCGAACAGATAATACGAAAGGCTTTAAAGCCTTGCCCCGTCGATGGGTCGTAGAAAGAACTTTTGCTTGGCTGCTGTTTGCCAGACGACTGAATAAAGATTATGAAAAGAACCGTCGTAATAGTCAGAGGATGGTCTACTTAGCGATGCTAGCCCTCATGCTTAAACGAGTTTAA
- a CDS encoding FAD-dependent oxidoreductase, producing the protein MDRRDFLLKSGAFGLALAMGVGSCAPANNLYRGSATSAGSRRLPRVRISPDRVVKETVGLRPYRLLGPRLDVEMLGNKTIVHNYGHGGSGFSLSWGTGQIAANNAAATGKKEIAVIGCGIVGLTTARLLQEQGKTVTIYAKELWPKITSSMATGTWSPAHLLCEDEHVTPEFKAMWEQACTYSFRTYQNLLGLGDVVTWIDHFIIGGRTHKEEPKLHIKGQLPEPIELTRREHPFRAKEVVNQPNMVFNIPAYLRLLTDDFLKFGGKIQVQEFKTLEEVDALWEDCVVNCTGLGAKTLFNDQNLMPISGQLSFLIPQPEINYRLSTPNGYIIPRKDGLVLGGNAIRNNWNTTPNPEQTKTVIAALNNAMMGMRS; encoded by the coding sequence ATGGATAGAAGAGATTTCCTGTTAAAATCCGGGGCATTCGGGCTGGCTTTGGCCATGGGGGTTGGTTCTTGTGCTCCGGCCAATAATCTTTACCGGGGCAGCGCCACCAGTGCGGGCTCCCGGCGCTTGCCGCGCGTCCGGATTTCGCCGGACCGGGTCGTAAAAGAAACGGTAGGGCTGCGGCCTTACCGGCTTTTGGGCCCCCGGCTGGACGTAGAAATGCTGGGGAACAAAACCATTGTGCATAATTACGGGCACGGCGGCAGCGGCTTCTCGCTGTCCTGGGGAACCGGGCAGATTGCCGCCAACAACGCCGCGGCTACCGGTAAAAAAGAAATTGCGGTAATTGGCTGCGGCATTGTGGGTTTAACTACTGCCCGTTTGCTGCAGGAACAAGGCAAAACCGTTACCATTTACGCCAAAGAATTATGGCCGAAAATTACGTCCAGCATGGCAACCGGCACCTGGTCGCCGGCGCATTTGCTCTGCGAAGACGAGCACGTTACCCCGGAATTTAAAGCTATGTGGGAACAAGCCTGCACCTATTCTTTCCGGACGTACCAAAATTTGTTGGGCTTAGGCGATGTAGTGACTTGGATTGATCATTTTATTATTGGTGGCCGCACGCACAAAGAAGAACCTAAGCTTCACATTAAAGGGCAATTGCCAGAACCCATCGAGCTAACCCGCCGCGAACATCCGTTTCGGGCCAAAGAAGTGGTAAACCAACCCAATATGGTTTTTAACATTCCGGCCTACCTGCGCCTGCTCACCGATGATTTTTTAAAATTTGGCGGCAAAATTCAAGTGCAGGAGTTTAAAACCCTGGAAGAAGTAGATGCTTTGTGGGAAGATTGCGTTGTAAACTGCACCGGTTTAGGTGCCAAAACCTTATTCAACGACCAAAACTTAATGCCGATTTCAGGTCAATTATCTTTCCTGATTCCGCAACCCGAAATCAATTACCGCTTAAGTACGCCCAACGGGTATATCATTCCCCGGAAAGATGGGTTGGTGCTGGGCGGCAATGCCATCCGCAATAATTGGAACACCACGCCTAATCCCGAACAAACCAAAACGGTTATTGCTGCTTTGAATAATGCCATGATGGGAATGCGGAGTTAA
- a CDS encoding SusD/RagB family nutrient-binding outer membrane lipoprotein, with amino-acid sequence MKIYSKIKIASYVVAGAFMASACTKDFEAMNVSPNKPNEVSSAVLLPNGIESSVDRYWGHRARFERINLDGGMLWVQYLARNIYSDEGDNYNMSPAYYTNNWKGFYNDALQNFQRIIIQSGPEGTAPNANYEGAALVMRSWVFSLLTDIYGAIPYTEALQGTAETPIYTPKYDSQEAVYAGLLEDLKIANEKLTVDGPAISGDIMFGGKIDMWKKFANSLRLKLANRQAAKKPAESRAIMAEILGDPAKYPVFTSNADYAVLKNANGLPSNNEWNQVMVQESRTDWNLSKTLVDKLQALNDPRLAVYGQPVNNQYIGIPNGLPDAIATTYLATSAKIGTYFLQTTTPSVVMSYSELLFTLAEAAVDGDITGDAQMYYEQAIAASFGQYGLTMPADYLATAGPATKENILTQKWIALFGQGIEAWTEYRRTGYPVMPNPDTRAIFLNDGVLPTRLQYPSTEYSLNKSQLDAGISLNGGADDKKTKMWWVE; translated from the coding sequence ATGAAAATATATTCTAAAATAAAAATAGCCTCGTACGTAGTTGCCGGAGCTTTTATGGCGAGTGCCTGTACCAAAGACTTTGAAGCGATGAATGTGAGCCCGAACAAACCAAATGAGGTAAGTTCGGCGGTATTGCTGCCCAACGGCATTGAGTCGAGTGTAGACCGTTACTGGGGGCACCGGGCGCGTTTCGAGCGTATAAACCTGGATGGCGGCATGCTGTGGGTGCAATACCTGGCTCGCAATATTTACTCCGACGAAGGCGATAACTACAACATGAGTCCCGCTTATTACACCAATAACTGGAAAGGCTTTTACAACGACGCCCTGCAAAACTTTCAACGGATTATCATTCAGTCTGGCCCGGAAGGCACCGCGCCAAATGCCAATTACGAAGGTGCTGCCTTGGTAATGCGTTCCTGGGTATTTTCGTTATTAACCGATATTTACGGCGCCATTCCTTACACCGAAGCATTACAAGGTACCGCTGAAACACCTATTTACACGCCGAAATACGATTCGCAGGAAGCAGTTTACGCGGGTTTGCTCGAAGATTTAAAAATTGCCAACGAAAAGTTAACCGTAGACGGACCAGCTATTTCGGGCGATATTATGTTCGGGGGCAAAATTGACATGTGGAAGAAGTTTGCCAACTCGCTGCGCTTAAAACTAGCCAACCGGCAAGCTGCCAAGAAACCCGCCGAGTCGCGGGCTATTATGGCCGAAATATTAGGCGACCCGGCTAAATACCCGGTTTTCACCAGCAACGCCGATTATGCGGTACTTAAAAACGCCAACGGTTTACCCAGCAACAACGAGTGGAACCAGGTAATGGTGCAGGAAAGCCGTACCGACTGGAACCTAAGTAAAACCTTGGTAGATAAGCTGCAAGCCCTGAATGATCCCCGCTTAGCGGTTTACGGCCAGCCGGTAAATAACCAGTACATCGGTATCCCGAACGGTTTACCCGACGCGATTGCCACTACTTACCTGGCTACCAGCGCTAAAATCGGCACTTACTTCTTGCAGACTACTACGCCGAGCGTTGTGATGAGCTATTCCGAATTGTTGTTTACCCTGGCAGAAGCTGCCGTTGACGGCGACATTACCGGAGATGCCCAGATGTATTACGAACAGGCCATTGCTGCCTCTTTTGGCCAGTATGGTTTAACCATGCCTGCCGATTACCTGGCAACCGCCGGACCGGCCACCAAAGAAAATATTCTTACTCAAAAGTGGATTGCCTTATTTGGCCAAGGCATTGAAGCCTGGACGGAATACCGCCGCACCGGTTACCCGGTTATGCCTAACCCCGATACCCGGGCTATTTTCTTGAACGATGGGGTGTTGCCTACCCGTTTGCAGTACCCTTCTACCGAATACTCACTGAACAAATCGCAGTTAGATGCCGGCATTTCTTTAAACGGCGGCGCCGACGATAAAAAAACCAAAATGTGGTGGGTCGAGTAG
- a CDS encoding SusC/RagA family TonB-linked outer membrane protein → MKRLLLLYALVTLALSPVLAQQPIKVTGKILDADLPLPGVTVLVKGTTTGTVSNAEGMYSLECPPTSTLVFSFIGYTSQEIAVGGKTSINVSLVTDATQLGEVVVTAFGIEREKKALGYTIQEVSGEKLTEVKSTNVVNNLSGRVAGVQVNSNGGPGSSSNIVIRGMGSVSRNNQPLVVVDGVPIQQSNSNRYGGGISEVNPENIASMSILKGPNAAALYGSRAANGVILITTKNGAGTKGIGVEISSSATFERPLVKPNFQNTYGGGNGYRTWFNNGRSGSITDPVEIQQYRAAYGPNAPLNGTEGTDESWGAPMDGRLVRQWWTGDDVAPLTPHPDNWEEYWETGHTFFNTIALTGGNEKGSFRLSLGRLDQTGIMFNNDFKRNNIDISSSYNLTSKLKATVSAEYIKSGSDNRAYQSSQDFIWAHRSVSWDQLKNWRDYVGVHNQMPGDNLPPNWQHTFFVNPFYEQEYLTNANDKDRLRGNMSLAYTFNDKFSLMVRSGTDYWSDTRTNITRFERISGGNFRAGQFNEEILRSQETNHDMILTYKQDFGPDFSFSGQAGDIYRKNYYKRNYAQVEQLVIDKLYTLNNNASPNTNASETQEFNVQSLFAAAQFGFRNSLFLDVTGRNDWSSTLPINQNSFFYPSVSVSAVVTDLLGISSKALSFAKVRASWAQVGNDADPYQLYQLYDAKSPWNGAIPSFGESTDINNAGLKPEITTGQEVGADIRFLNGKIGLDATYYTKSTKDQILGVEISKATGYNRRFLNAGEVTNKGVELMLTGTPVQLANGFQWDVSVNYARNRSEVVELAEGLTTYTLYTTRGLSTEARVGQPYGTFYGTAFLRSPDGQIVYDKERGTPLVAPGQQVLGNIQPDWIGGLSNSFSFKGVTLSALIDVRKGGDIYDEGTGTARWTGQYAETAVGREEGVIGKGVKNVGTADAPVYVPNDVIADAKLFYSYNNPRTYHESAIFDASYVKLREVSLGYQLPAFLTKSIRAQSARISFVGRNLAILFKNTPHIDPEVDSQGGNAQGFTYGQLPNSRSFGMSLDVKF, encoded by the coding sequence ATGAAGCGATTACTACTCTTGTATGCCCTTGTTACCCTAGCCCTGTCGCCGGTACTGGCGCAGCAGCCCATTAAAGTCACCGGAAAAATACTAGATGCTGATTTACCCTTACCGGGTGTAACCGTGTTGGTAAAAGGCACTACCACCGGAACCGTTAGTAACGCAGAAGGAATGTATTCTTTAGAATGCCCGCCAACCAGCACCTTAGTGTTTTCCTTTATTGGGTACACTTCTCAGGAAATTGCCGTGGGTGGCAAAACCAGCATTAACGTAAGCCTGGTTACCGATGCTACTCAATTAGGCGAAGTAGTAGTAACCGCCTTTGGTATCGAAAGAGAGAAAAAAGCTCTGGGTTATACCATTCAGGAAGTAAGCGGCGAAAAGCTAACCGAGGTAAAATCTACCAACGTGGTTAATAACTTGTCGGGCCGGGTGGCCGGGGTACAGGTAAACAGCAACGGCGGGCCGGGTAGCAGTTCGAATATTGTAATCCGGGGTATGGGTTCGGTAAGCCGAAATAACCAGCCGCTGGTGGTAGTAGATGGCGTGCCTATTCAACAATCTAATTCTAACCGCTACGGCGGTGGCATTTCGGAAGTAAACCCCGAAAACATTGCTTCTATGTCGATCTTAAAAGGCCCGAATGCGGCGGCTTTGTACGGTTCGCGGGCGGCCAACGGAGTAATTTTAATTACTACTAAAAACGGTGCTGGCACCAAAGGTATTGGCGTAGAAATAAGCTCTAGCGCTACATTTGAGCGCCCTCTGGTAAAACCAAATTTCCAAAATACATACGGCGGCGGCAACGGCTACCGCACCTGGTTTAACAATGGTCGCAGTGGTTCTATAACCGACCCGGTGGAAATACAGCAATACCGCGCGGCTTACGGACCAAACGCGCCGCTTAACGGCACCGAAGGTACCGACGAAAGCTGGGGCGCTCCCATGGATGGTCGTTTAGTGCGCCAATGGTGGACCGGCGACGATGTAGCACCTTTAACCCCGCACCCGGACAACTGGGAAGAATACTGGGAAACCGGCCATACCTTCTTTAATACCATTGCGCTTACCGGCGGCAACGAAAAAGGCAGCTTCCGGCTTTCGCTGGGCCGCCTGGACCAAACCGGTATTATGTTCAACAACGATTTTAAAAGAAACAACATCGATATCAGCTCTTCTTATAACCTTACTTCTAAGTTAAAGGCTACGGTAAGCGCCGAATATATTAAATCAGGTTCTGATAACCGGGCTTACCAATCCAGTCAGGATTTTATCTGGGCGCACCGGTCGGTTTCCTGGGATCAGTTGAAAAACTGGCGCGATTACGTGGGCGTGCATAACCAAATGCCCGGCGATAATTTGCCGCCGAACTGGCAGCATACCTTCTTCGTGAATCCATTTTACGAGCAGGAATATTTAACTAACGCCAACGACAAAGACCGTTTACGCGGCAACATGTCCTTAGCCTACACTTTCAACGATAAATTTAGCTTAATGGTGAGAAGCGGTACCGACTACTGGAGCGATACCCGCACCAACATTACCCGCTTCGAGCGTATTTCGGGCGGTAACTTCCGGGCCGGCCAGTTTAACGAAGAAATTTTGCGGAGCCAGGAAACCAACCACGACATGATCTTGACCTACAAGCAGGATTTCGGACCGGATTTCTCTTTTAGCGGCCAGGCCGGTGATATTTACCGCAAAAACTACTACAAACGCAACTACGCCCAGGTAGAACAATTGGTAATCGACAAGCTGTATACTTTAAACAACAACGCTAGCCCCAACACCAACGCCAGCGAAACGCAGGAATTTAACGTGCAAAGTTTGTTTGCCGCCGCGCAATTTGGTTTCCGGAACTCGTTATTCCTGGATGTAACCGGCCGCAACGATTGGTCCAGTACTTTACCTATCAACCAAAATTCTTTCTTCTATCCATCGGTATCGGTGAGCGCAGTAGTAACAGATTTATTAGGTATCAGCAGCAAAGCTTTATCGTTTGCCAAAGTTAGAGCCAGCTGGGCCCAGGTAGGTAACGATGCCGATCCGTATCAGTTGTACCAGTTATACGATGCTAAATCGCCCTGGAACGGCGCTATCCCGAGCTTCGGCGAAAGCACTGATATTAACAACGCCGGCCTGAAGCCCGAAATTACGACTGGTCAGGAAGTAGGCGCGGATATTCGTTTCTTAAATGGCAAAATTGGCTTAGACGCAACGTATTATACCAAAAGCACCAAAGATCAGATTTTAGGAGTAGAAATTTCAAAAGCTACGGGTTACAACCGCCGTTTCTTAAACGCCGGTGAGGTTACCAACAAAGGGGTAGAATTAATGTTAACCGGTACACCGGTGCAATTAGCTAATGGCTTCCAGTGGGATGTTTCGGTAAATTACGCCCGTAACCGCAGCGAAGTAGTAGAACTGGCCGAAGGTTTAACCACTTACACGCTTTACACCACCCGCGGACTTTCTACCGAAGCTCGGGTTGGTCAGCCTTACGGTACTTTCTACGGCACCGCGTTTTTACGCTCTCCCGATGGCCAGATTGTTTACGACAAAGAACGTGGTACGCCATTAGTAGCGCCGGGCCAGCAAGTGCTGGGCAACATTCAGCCAGATTGGATTGGTGGTCTTTCTAACTCGTTCTCTTTTAAAGGTGTTACGCTAAGCGCTTTAATTGATGTAAGAAAAGGCGGTGATATTTACGACGAAGGAACCGGTACTGCCCGCTGGACCGGCCAATACGCCGAAACGGCCGTAGGTCGCGAAGAAGGCGTAATTGGGAAAGGCGTGAAAAACGTAGGAACCGCCGATGCCCCGGTTTACGTGCCCAACGATGTTATTGCCGATGCCAAACTTTTCTACAGCTACAACAACCCACGTACCTACCACGAATCTGCCATTTTTGATGCCAGCTACGTGAAATTACGCGAAGTAAGCTTAGGTTACCAACTGCCGGCATTCCTGACTAAATCCATCAGAGCGCAATCGGCCCGTATCTCGTTTGTAGGTCGTAACCTGGCTATTTTGTTCAAGAATACGCCGCACATTGATCCGGAAGTAGATTCACAAGGCGGTAATGCCCAAGGCTTTACTTATGGTCAGTTGCCTAACAGCCGCAGCTTCGGGATGAGCCTGGACGTGAAATTCTAA
- a CDS encoding UDP-2,3-diacylglucosamine diphosphatase: MGVKKRKVEVVVISDVHLGTYGCHAKELLRYLKSIKPKKIILNGDIIDIWQFSKSYWPKAHMQVVKYLTGLIAKGVKVQYITGNHDEMLRKFVGFKMGSFTIQNKLLLELDGRQAWIFHGDVFDVTMQHSRWLAKLGAVGYDLLILINRFVNFFSVKLNGNKISLSRSIKNRVKSAVAFINNFEETAANIAIDNGYDYVVCGHIHHPEIKRISTDIGSVTYLNSGDWIENLTALEYYGGQWHLYRYHDDATLAYQEEELPDTASEVLNYPELMQNLMQEFKLKGA, encoded by the coding sequence ATGGGCGTAAAAAAAAGAAAAGTGGAGGTGGTGGTTATTTCGGATGTGCATTTAGGCACTTACGGCTGCCACGCCAAAGAACTTCTGCGCTACCTGAAAAGCATTAAACCCAAAAAAATTATTCTGAACGGCGATATTATTGATATCTGGCAGTTTAGTAAAAGTTACTGGCCCAAAGCGCACATGCAGGTAGTAAAATACCTGACCGGTTTAATCGCCAAAGGTGTGAAAGTGCAGTACATTACCGGTAACCACGACGAAATGCTGCGCAAGTTTGTGGGGTTTAAAATGGGTTCGTTTACCATCCAGAACAAATTATTACTCGAGCTTGACGGCCGCCAGGCCTGGATTTTCCACGGCGACGTGTTCGACGTTACTATGCAGCACTCCCGCTGGCTCGCCAAACTGGGTGCCGTAGGCTACGATTTATTGATTTTGATAAACCGCTTTGTTAACTTTTTTTCGGTTAAACTCAACGGCAACAAAATATCCCTATCCCGTAGCATTAAAAACCGGGTGAAAAGCGCCGTTGCTTTTATTAATAACTTCGAAGAAACTGCCGCCAATATCGCCATTGATAATGGCTACGATTACGTGGTTTGCGGCCATATTCACCATCCCGAAATAAAGCGAATCAGCACAGATATTGGCTCCGTTACTTACCTCAACTCCGGCGATTGGATTGAAAACTTAACCGCCCTGGAATACTACGGCGGTCAATGGCATTTGTACCGTTACCACGACGATGCCACCCTAGCCTACCAGGAAGAAGAACTCCCCGACACAGCATCGGAAGTATTAAACTACCCGGAGCTCATGCAAAACTTAATGCAGGAATTTAAATTAAAAGGCGCTTGA